The genomic window CTTATCTTTGCATATccatattatactaataatttgtttagtgagtttctttttttgaggggggggggctatTTCCTCCCTTCTGCGTGAACCCctgtatatgtacaataattgtGCATAGATTTCACAAATGATCATTCTTAAgttctcatatttaaaaatatgatcctACAttcgttatttttataatattgtgcAACctatttccaaaaagaaacaaaaaaatggccTATCATCAGTTGGTAGGTAGCCAAATCTTCACTAAATAaaactattcttcatttaacttttattttatatcgcAATCTTTCCTCACTCCCccctctaaaataataataataataaaagtattcacagcttaacaagaactaattcaaattcaaccaataaacGTTGTTCAGATCCCTGATAGGAGAcaaagaattagaaaaattgacagttgGCAACGATAtactcattaaatttttaatgttagcaaggtaatgatatttttaatagtagataataattgttcaaagctagtcaaaagttgataatatataaaagctaagaatattttattgaggGAAGGAAAGAGGCGAGCAAAGGAGGAAAGacaatacaaagaaaatattatgaaactaTTATTCGCTCATGTCTCATTTtcgagagagaaaaaaaaagtcgcACCCATCGttgttcaaaacactaataaggggatgatttttaaaacaatggacAGCTGAGAAAAATTTGGGGTAAACCTGTGTTCTGGAACTACCTATATTGTATCTTACAcccttttcttgaaaaaaacaaactgaaaataaatatggtagtTATTAACCATCAACACTCATATCACTGATAAGGGgaaaaagaagttgaaaaattgacagctaAGAATCAAAGTATAGTGTAGATTTTTAGTCGAGAGTTAACATCGTGCTATATAAAGGGTATGAGATACACAAACAAGGGAttgaaatgtcaaaataaatctTAGAATTGTTTcggaaatttgaattttttgaagctttttcgACAATTGAGATCAATAATAAGGTCGATATTGAATTTTAACTGATTAACGAATATAAATGACCGAAAAATTAACTGGGaaaacaaggttaatagaaacgattttatgaaataatattagacttagctataatatatttactaataaatgttcattcaattttgatatcttTCTTTTCCATTGTAACATAGTTGTCTccttctgttttttttcttgcgACGTTTTCGCCTTGAGACTTTTTACTCTGGATAATAGAAAAGGGTAataatgtaaatcgtgtgttTTTTAGGTGGccccttttttggaattggtaatctgaagaatgactTTTCTTTTACTTGGcagttgtcaatattatttaatttctgagttgTGAACATCCTTCCCTAAAATgattctattatattcaaaatataattaaacatttgtgtgtgcttataaaagacggtCTGAGGAATTAGGCCTCTCTCAATAACCAaggataatgaaattaatggaCTGTATTATATACTTACCCTATGATAAAACACTAGACAGTAATTTCAGACGTGTTTCTTTACAGAGTTCTATATTTccaatgtataatataataaaaagaacagaaaaaccCACCTATCCTTTTGGAAGGAAAAAACAGTTGAACATAATCTGGGTTGCAAATATGTGATTATATGGCCAAATAGGCAAAAGACTCATATTCTAACAGACCCCCAAGAAAATGACGGTGTTCGTCAGATTACGACATTTCCCGTGTTTCTATATCCTACTAAATTTCAACTCGAGTTGATAAATCCCCAGGTTGTAAAGTTGTAGATCTTTCCAGGAAGTCTGACTAATTGAGAGAAGTGTAACTTCAGAGAAACAATACGTTAATGTCGCAAGTATTTAAtccaagttcccacctctggCAATAATTAACcgttgtatcttaaattatacatttattattatatattaattattataataacaattaataaatcataaatagatatatagttCATTAAAACTCTACTTTAAGATTCAAGAGGTGAAGAGAAGTCTGATACATCACTCATACATAcgtcattaagttaaattaataattatgtttgtatggttgttaaaagattgaatgtttggTCGTATGGTTGCTATTTGTTGTATAGGGGGTAAAATGTTGGGGAGAGGGGTGAGTGGTAGATGGTTCAGAGGTTGAATTGCTAGGGGGTAAAAGGAAGTAATTGTTGGGGGTTAAAGGACGGGGGTAGTTGGTCGGTGGGAACCCTACAATTGGTCTATCCCTACCGGTTTATATGTGTGTACAATGTGCATACTCTTTGtgctaaattatattctttgtagTTACTTAATTGCATATGAATAAAGAACATGAGTACACCTTTGTACTCACTCTGTAATATCCTTCTGTGGAATCTAATAGTCGATCCTGGTGACGACCCTAGATATATAATTActcatcatattaatatatatctatacataaCACCCAGACATACGAGGATGGTGAAGCTACTTCCAATCCTTAAGTTAATGATCTACGGGAGGAATGCTCCAGAATGGAACTAGCCGAGTCTAAAGAAGAACTGCTGGGCCTATGTAAACCTCAACTTGTAGCCTTATTGAAAGAGTATCTTGAAACTTGTGGATGTGATCCTAAAACCTTCTACTTAAATAAGCCTTCTCCTGATACGAATCCATGTCGGAGAACATGTAACTTTGTTGTTTCCTCAACTTTCTCCTTTTAAAATGTCCGGGCCTCTTTGGTCATAATATACTTACTTGATGGTTTACTTCATAAGAAAAGCACCCCTGTGAAAGAGCCAGGCAGAGAAACACCAATATTTGGtgtaaaaattttaactatCGCAAGCCTAAATTGATCCCCAGCGTTACTATCGAGAAAATATCTACTTCCATCTGGACTGTTCACATCGATGGTGAACTTAAAACCAGACATCTGAATCAACTTCGACCTAGCCGAATGGTTGATGGGGGTAATGTTGTGACCAGTCTATCTCTACCGGTTTATATGTGTGTACATTAAGGTGTACACATTTGataaaagttgggaatttggtatcgcaggatattttttatattgcattttattcctctaaacaagaaaataaacctCAAACGTCCAAAGTAATCCTTCATGgacgtgttttgatttgaaagtctgtaaaatgtagaaaaaaaggaaatttggatgttttttcttgaaaattaattatttgaatgacgTTAcagaattttgattttattaagtattatagattaagtatatattttgcaactgTATTTTAGCAatctttctctaacttgcctcacGGGataagtattttagttccaaacatgcttccaacaaataaaattatcttttggtACCGTGTATTACCCGCAAGTATTTTGAGatttctgttcatttttaaaactcaaatCTCAATTTAGGATACAAAATGtctaattatcaaatatactttactTCTTCATTTATGCCAAGTATGACACTCTATTTTAGCAATTTACAATTTGGTATTACGAAAACTTTCAATTAAACATTGAAATGGTCTTCTAACTTAAATCCGATAACTTTCTGTAAAAGtatatcttttaaatgattCTTATAATTAAGATTGATAAGTATTGGCTGAAGTGGTTCtccaatttcattaattttagtaTCCATACTTGttacataattacatatttgttgtCTAAACTCATTAAATGAAGCATAACATACATTATTACTGTAATAGTTAGATTATCTATCTGCAACGATCATTCACAGAGCGTTGGGAGGATCATTCAGACCCAACTTTTTAGTAGTCTCTTGCTTTATAAGAGAGTTATTAAAATCAGTGTCAAGTAGTGTTCTTATcttgacaacttttttgttaaatgggtttaataaataacatataataatacttataataattatagatttaataACATTGGTGTGAttagaaataaaagtaattcttttaaacattaatcaaataattaaattgtgaaTTAGAATGAGCTGTTTTGGTATTCtttgtgagttattttttatattaaatatttattttctttattttgattattatacatGGAATTCCTTTTATCTAAATCATACTAATCTTTAACATTTTAAGTAGTATGGTTTATACGAAACATAACAAATAGAATGATCTCTCGGGCCATCTTAGCAATAACAAGAATGTCAGGTTAATATACATTAATGTCCTATTTCATGTTTCAAgagacatttaaaataaatcccttTTCTTCAACaaacatacttaaattattttgtagtcATTTTGAGAGCTTTCGGTTGAGGGGAGatattatgtgttctacaaatCACgcaacttattttatgattatctctatttaagttaaattttgagCTCTTTATTGGTAGCCGCTTCTTCCTCCGTGGTTGAATTAATGAGAGAAGATTCTTGGAGTAATTTCCAAGGATCCTCAACCGATATCGGGGTAGAATGTTTAtcttgattcatttttttaagatttgaaggtatttgatttaaatcagtagactttaatttattttttctcctcatCCATTTgaggattttctttttctatcttcttagtacataattgaaaaagtacTAGGGAAGTCTCTGTGGCGtgaattgtgatttttttctgaTGAGAAGACCTTTACTGTTGACCTAGTTTTTAACGGGCAGAATGATCGAGTAGTTGGATTTGGGATGTAGCAGAAGAGCACTGATATTTTTCCACCGCCAAGCATCCTGCTTCAGTGATAATATTAGTCCTGGTAGTATCCAACGAGAAGTCCATGAATCCTGTGTGGTTCCCTTTAGGACGCAGACTGAAGGTTGATGAGTATATCATAATTCTGGACACCAAAGTTCTCACATGGATCAAATCCATTGTTGGTAATTATCCATGAGAGTTCCAACAAAGTAGAGCATCTACCTACACCATAAAGCAAAACCAAGAGTGCCCTCAGGCCATATATCCCAGACCTTAGCCTCCTAAACTATTCCAGGTAGACACGTGGGGTGCATGGCCTGCAGGAGATGCCACAACATCACCCGCCCCCTGAACACTTTCGTCGACAAGGGCTTGGCCTTTATGAACGCCGAGTACATCCAGAGGGTTTGTGGCAGTTTACACCACCGTttggagctcaccatcaattctgagggaggatacattgactaaaaaACCCTTTGGGttccaattaatatttataatatttaattaagtttttttcctaATTCAACCAGGATCCTTCCCTGGACTTTAATACTTAgtgtgttaaaatgggtaaacAATAACGGTTGGCCCGGTATATCTATACAGATTTAGacaattaatgttattataatttgatgtattatataatatgctGTTCAATCATACTCTCATTCTATTAAAATTCTAGTTTGAcgagtttaatattatattaatgagattttttttaaatggagtgACCTGGGATGCGAGGACTGAGTTTTTGGTCATAAATGTAGTACATAGACTTAATTTTCCGAATCATCACATGATCataccttctaaaaatatagtcatgggatttgaaataaaatttattgtattacataattttatttaaatatggcAGGCAATTTTCGTGTCATATAAGTgtaatttgtggtgcctccaaaagattaataataatgttttactaacagaaataaaagataattcgttgaagaatacaaaatataaactaaattttgagaagatCATTCCGGCTTGAATAGAGTTCTCGAGCTTCAAATGCTACtacatcataatatttatacattatcaGTTCAGACTTCAGTCCcactttatttaacatttatatctTGTTATATTAGATCACATGGATTATTATGAACATTACGCTCACTCTATCCCtctaaagttattataattattgttgataaaCTGAGGCCTGCCAGCTCAAACGAGCACATGAcgattattttcctttaaaaataaggtATGCTGTGACTATATTCTCTATGGCTGTAACTAAAAACAAGCCATAATAACTATTAGATCGAGACATCATAATCATTGTCCATTGATAGATACAAAGGTAAGTGTAAAATATATAGCccctattattatatataacaatatccAATTACTTAGAATTTACTAGTTCGTAAGAATGAAGCGTGTCGTTATCTCAACAGCTAAGGCTCCTGCAGCAATTGGACCTTATAGTCAAGCTGTGAAAGCCGGAAACACTCTTTACATATCTGGACAAATCGGATTAGATCCCACTACCATGCAGATTGTAAATGGTGGTGTTACGGGACAAGCTCGACAAGTTCTAAAAAACTTTGGAGAAGTATTGAAGGCTGCAAATTGTACCTTTGATAATGTCGTTAAAACAACA from Lepeophtheirus salmonis chromosome 1, UVic_Lsal_1.4, whole genome shotgun sequence includes these protein-coding regions:
- the UK114 gene encoding 2-iminobutanoate/2-iminopropanoate deaminase; translated protein: MKRVVISTAKAPAAIGPYSQAVKAGNTLYISGQIGLDPTTMQIVNGGVTGQARQVLKNFGEVLKAANCTFDNVVKTTVLLKSMDDFVAVNEIYSEFFPKDPPARAAYEVARLPKDVLVEIEGIAIAEN